In Syngnathoides biaculeatus isolate LvHL_M chromosome 8, ASM1980259v1, whole genome shotgun sequence, the genomic stretch CAatgttaaaaactaaataaaatatgttGCGAAGCGGTGACATATATGACAGCATCCTCACAACATTTGATAATACTGTCATTCCTGTAATTCCAGATCGTAAGAAAGACCTTGTAAAGCTGCAAGGAGGAGAGTATATCTCCCTGGGAAAGGTGGAAGCTGCGCTGAAGAATTGCCCGCTGGTTGACAACATCTGTGCCTATGCCAGAAGGTGAGCTCCGAAGCATTGTTTGTAAACCCAACAGACAATAACGTATTGCGGCTGCATTTAGAGTTGCAGTACAGTAGTGAGTCGTGCTTGTTTTTTCCTGTGCTACTGACaccatgatttttttagtatgcttaaaaaaaagatcttctcttcttcgaaaagagcttccgtgtcagaaggggcgttagaaagatccaaaaatctctgttgtttgtctcccatagcaggtggtaCAGCATCTTGTCAAtagcgactgtcccagtgtgacagctataaatgacgtagcaggcaatatggctacaacttggatgtcaagtgagacttctgcaactttgcgcatgattGACACgatctctgctcatatttattttttcatatagacattgaagtgaataatatgtaataattcataacaatatctatttttcaatGTATATCGTGATGTCAGTGGGACTTACAACGACATTACAACAGTAGACTTAATAATGGATACTTAATTAGGTGCACTTGTACACTCCAATTAGATCCAATGAATGACCTGTATCAGCAAACactgctcagttttgattgacactgttaGAGAGGTATTAATTTGGTTTATTATTGTGCTTGTAAATTGCATTGGTGTTGAGATGCACTGCAATGTTTCTATGATGCAGTGTAGttctacaccactgcaaactacaaacatttgtacaaataaatcAGTGGTAAATTGATATGGTCTTCAAGTGCCCATTCAAATCCAGTGTTATTTTAATGTCATTCATTATATTCCAAGCATCTGATGAAATTGTGGAGGTAGTCAATAAATAATGTTCTGACCTGTCAGTGTATATTTAAGAAGCAATAAGTTGTGAGTTGGCAGAATGTTAGGAGAAAGCAATAAGTTGTTTCGAGTCGGAAGAATGTCTCAAATCAATCTTCAAATGCTGCCCTTATGTAACAGTACTTACATGTAActgataaattatttttaatatttaagattttttttttaaatctgaatcTGAACATCTTTCATATGTACAAACACAAATTTTCACTCGAGAGAACCAACAATTTTTATAAAATTGGTTGTAAAATATCTTGtatcctcttcttttcctttcggcttgttccgttaggggtcgccacagcgtgtcatctcagatgaacgcatatattttaacacagttttacgccagatgcccttcctgacgcaacccctctcccggggagagaagcttacagcagctgctattcccaggcagtctcccatcgaagtactaaccagggccaaacccgcttagcttccaacATCTGACAATCGGACATTCttagggtagcatggccatCAGTCTAAAGTATCTTATatctaccggagacaaattccttgtgtgttgttccacgcttggccaataaagctgattctgatgtcaCCATTACGTCAGTAACAACCATAAGTATTGTGGCACACTCCAGGAGTAGTCaagtgttttggttttttttgccacttatcctcacaagggtcgcgaggagtactggagcctatctcagctgtcattgggcaggaagcagggtaccctgaattggttgccagccaattgcagggcacaaggagacaaacatccgcactcataatttcactgaggggcaatttagagtgtcaaattaatgttgcaagtttggaggaaacgggagtgcctggagaaaacccacacaggtacagggagaacatgcaaactccacacagggagggctgggatgaaaccctggacctcagaactgtgaggccaatgctttacatcTACTCTACTATGCCACCCAAATGTTATTAACATAAGGGTCAGACAAAATGATCTGACACATTTGTAGGTTAAATAAAAGGCAATGTGTCAGATCATTTTACCTGATCCtgatttttgatttgattgattgattagaTTTTTACTAATTGCCCAACCAGTTACCAGTCAGGTTTAGggggccattactttttcaGACAGGACCAGATGGCtagtatgaatatttttttattcttaacattgaaatgtattttatgtttgaTTGAGTtgtatattcatttatttgatcttaaacattaaagtggggaaactatgcaacaACAAATGAATTTGAGAAGGTGGCAAATTTATTTACTATatagtactgtatatgcatGCTAATGACAAAAGCAGTATAAAAAGGTTATTTCCAACCATAAGAGAACAatttgccatatttttttaatgtacaacaTATGTACATGGATGGTTTTGTTCATCCATCTATGCCAATGATTTAGtgacagaacaattaaatgctctttgaGTGGGCAGTTTTAATGACACAGTGTACTTATTGTTTGGTGTTGCCGTGAGATTGTTTCAAATagaaaatatgtgctttggctcaatAAAGCTCTACACTTGtatcaaataatggatggaactAGAACAACCTCTGTCAATAACCCGATTCATGTCTGCATGTAAATtgactgtgtttgtttttgacttGTTCTCCTGCTTCAGCGATGAGACTTACGCCATCGCCTTCGTCGTGCCAAATCAGAAGCAGCTGCAAGCTCTGGCTGATCTATATGGCATCAGTGGTTCAAGAGAGGAGCTTTGTAACAACAAGATCATGGAAGAACTAGTGCTGAAGGTCATCAATGAGGCCACTCTAGCAGGTAGGAAGACTCCTGAGTTGTTTTTCTCATGATGTGTACTGATCTATTGTCTCCCATCAGGCCAACTGGAGCGCTTTGAGATCCCTCGCAAGATCCAAATGAGCCCAGACTTGTGGACTCCTGAGACCGGACTAGTAACTGACGCATTCAAGCTCAAGCGAAAGGAGCTAGAAATCCATTACCGGAATGACATTGCAAGGATGTACGATGGGAAATGATGGCGTGGATAACGACAGTCCGTACACAAAGCGCAACTGTACAAAGTTCCGAAAGTTGCATTTTCCCTTTGAACTGTTTCCCAGCTCAATTTTGGTTGTTTCTACTTGAATCTGTAGCGGAACCAAATTAGAATGATTGCATAGTACTGGATCCGTGAAGTCTCCAGGAAGTGCAATCGATGTGTCTGCTGCTGCCTTTTCTTCTCTTGTCTATGTGTTCGACCTCCGTCTTAAGTGGTTTATTGTTTCAGATGGAACTTATGAAACAGACCTTGCCATGTTTAGCTGTCTGTTCCTCTCGCCTGAGTTCACAGCAAGAAGCCGTGGATTATGTTTGATTACACACTTTGTTTACTTTTGTCGCAGAATTGTTTCTCTAATCTTTTTCGGAATGTTCAAGATAATTAATCTTATCTGTCCTGCAGGTCAGGAGACGCTTAGCTCTTTTGTTCTTCTGGCCTGAACATGGATTGGATTTCACATGTTTAAATTTGCTTATTCTATTACCACCAACCTGTATAGTAAGATAATTCCAAAAGTAATAATTTTAATagtattttgtaaacttttaaTTGCACATTGTTATTAATGTGTATGAAGTACCAAGATATGCACCTAATGAGATTATTTTTACAGTTGGAGACGGGTGGATTATTGTTTACTTTGCACAGTTGTTGTACAATAACAGTGTACTTTCTAATGTACTGAACACACACTCCAGAATTTATTTATGTCGTTTCCAGCAGTCTGTAATAAGCGCCATTTTGATCAACAGGGCAAACTTGAAAATGTCTCATTCCTAAGAAAGACGGGTAGTTGatgaaaaatgctgaaaaaccaggaggattgttttttttttttttgtaacattttcactGACTACAAATAAGTACATGTAAGTACAGTCTTGAAACTCAAACTCAACCAGAACCTGATTGTTTTGATTTCTGGTGGTaggtttctttgtgtgtgtgatccAGGGTGAAATAAAATGAGTTAAGACTACAGAGCATGATGGGCCATTATAAATGGAGGTGTTGCCTTGTAGAATGATCTATATTTTGCAATTTcccttgtcaaaaacaaaatgtgtctgGTCAAGGCTATATGAAAACCTGATTGTTTCTTTGGACTATTGGTGTCAAGTTAATTTGGACAAAACAGCAATGACACAACATAATAAATTAGGTTACTTTAAGTTACTTAAATTTCCTGATTTACACTTAGGAGCCTCTAGAGCctccaaatgcagccctatgggggcacaaaccagtgcaatctgtaggccggtcccaagcccggataaatgcgtcaggaagggcatccaacgtaaaaactgtgccaaacaaatatgagcgttcatctaaagaatcccatactggattagtcgtggcccgggttaacaacacccgcccccTGCACTGCTAActtgcagggcatcggtggaaattcagccactgtgggtcgaagacaaagaagaggaggaaaccggatccatcgtcagaagaaaaagaggaatgcacagagcctacaactgagtgtcgggactttgaatgttggtactatgagaggaaaagctcaggagttggttgacatgattaggagaaaggttgatattagCAAAgtagaagtgggacactgaggactgaggagaggcaaaaggagtacatcgagatgcgacgtagggcaaaggtagagatggcaaaggctaaacgaggcatatgagacatgtacaccaggttggacatgaaagaaggagaatgGGATCCCTACAGGttgcccagacagagggatagagatgggaaggatgtgcagcaggtaagggtgattaaggatttagatggaaatgtgttgactggtgccagtagtgtgctaaatagatggaaagaatactttgagaagttgatgaatgaagaaaatgagagagaaggaagaggtgaagaggcaagtgtgaaggaccaggaagtggcaatgattaggaagggggaagtcagaaaggcactacaaaggatgaaaaatggaaaggcagttggtcctgatgacataccagtggaggtatggaagcaatttggagagatggatgtggatttttttgaccaacttattcaacagaatactagcgggcgaaaagatgcttgaagaatggaggaaaagtgttctatagttcccatttttaagaacaaaggcgatgttcagagctgtgggaactataaaggaataaagttgatgagccacacaatgaagttatgggaaagagtagtggaggctagactcgggacagaagtaagtgtctgcgagcaacagtatggtttcatgcttagaaagagtaccacagatgcattatttgccttgaggatgctcgtggaaaagtacagacaaggtcagaaggagctacattgtgtctttgtggatctagagaaagcctatgacagagtaccaagagaggaactgtggtactgcatgcgtaagtctggtgtggcagagaagtatgttaaaatagtacaggacatgtatgatggcagcagaacaatggtgaggtgtaccTTAGGTGTGAtgggtaatggataggctgacagatgaggttagactggaatccccttggacaatgatgttcgcagatgatattgtgatatgcagtgaaagcggggagcaAGCTgaggaactattagaaagatggagacatgcactggaaaggagaggaatgaagattagccgaagtaaaacagaatatatctgtgtggatgagaaaggtggaggaggaagagtgaggctacagggagaagagagagcgagggtggaggatttcaaatatttagggtcaacaatccagagaaatggtgagtgtggtaaggaagtgaagaaacgggtccaagcaggttggaacagctggcgaaaggtgtctggtgtgttatgtgacagaagagtgtctgctaggatgaagggcaaagtttacaaaacagtggtgaggctgggcatgatgtacggattagagacggtggcactgaagaagcaacaggaagcagaactggaggtagcagaaatgaagatgttgaggttctcgctcggagtgagcaggttggataggattagaaatgagctcatttgaggtacagtcaaagttggatgtttttggagacaagattcgagagagcagacttcgatgatttggacatgttcagaggcgagagagtgagtatattggtggaagggtgctgaggatggagctgccaggcaaaagagaaagaggaagaccaaagagaaggtttatggatgtggtgagggaagacatgagggcagttggggttagagaggaagatgcaggagataggctaagatggaaaaagatgacacgctgtgacgacccctaacaggacaagccgaaaggaaaagaagaagcctcTAGAGCCTCCAAAACAGGATTATATTGCTTTTTATTCATAtatccattgtcttagccgcttatcctcactaggatcaccgggagtgctggaacccatcccagctgttaacaggcaggggccagggtacaccctgaactggttgccagccaatcacagaacacaacgagacaaacagctgcactcacaatcacacctcggggcaatttagagtgtccaattaatgttgcatgtttttgggatgtgggtggaaaccggagagctcagaggaaacccacacaggtgcggggagaacatgcaaactccacacaggcagggctaggatttgaaccccagtcctcagaactgtgaggccaatgctttccagctgtgccaccgcgCCCCCATAAAATACTGTGTCACtgttaaataaaatagaaatacatgtttaTTTCTCAGAAGAATATccatttaatttcaaaagaCACCTAATATATTACAATCCATTGCTTATGCtgaatcgctttttttttttaaataagtgttGCTAGACAATCAGCGTTTCAGTTTATACACCCCAAATTCTGCCTTCATTAAGATAAAAGATTTGACCGCACATGTAGTGTTTTTTAAGTGCTGTACAACATTCTAAGACCTTCACTCTAATGTAGGTAAATAATGTGatgaaaattctgaaaatatGTGTTGTACAAAGTTGTGGATGAAGGGTCCTAATCCAGCAACTGTATAAATTAAATGACATGTTTTGCTAAGATGTCTGCAAACACAAGTCTTATTCTTAGGCATGCAGTCAACCCCCTTCACGTGACTCtcggttggggtgggggtgggggggggtgactgtATAAATAATTTAATCCTTGGAGACCTTCTGGCAAACTCCAGAAGAGCTGCGTGAAGTTACAAGCAAGTCGTTGATGCCACAGGAAGTCTGACCCCTCGTTCTGGTGAGTAAAAAATTACTCCATGTGTTTAAAGATCATTTAGTTTCTATGAAGAAAAtctatattgattttttttttaattctaggATGTTTTGATGTCACAAATGAAAGTGAAGGCAATATTCAAAgtaaatctatttttaaaaaaaaatggtaactcGAGGAACACCTGGAATTGAATGCTGTCAATATGAGACACTTCAATCAATAAGTGATACCTACCCATGCATGATCCAGCTGgtagtgtttttttaaacatgcttcATATTTAATAGAACATTACAGAAGGCACGTGCCCATTTCTATCCATCTCTCTCCAGATATTTACATCCATACCTCAAAGGATTAGAAACCCCAACCTATTTTCTGAAAGTGCAGatgaataataatgatgatgattaattGTATCGGCCTTACACTTAACATTGAATGATTTCGAAGTGCTACAGAGAACAAGTTTAAAATTACACTTACAAATGATGAAAGTAAGAGTGATTCAAGGACATACCAGTTAGTGAAATATTTCAGGAAGATAGTTAtatctttaaaaagcccaaattCACCATTTTGAGAAATTATTTGGGAAGCAGTTCACGGGGCTGCATTGATATTTTTGGCAAAAGTGTCCTTCttgttatttgtttgtttatttttgtgaaggCGCGAACCGCGTAGTATCATAACAGGTAATTTTCTTTCCAGATTCATAACGGTGCCGCAGTGACAAGATGGCGCACCTGGATAACTCCACCCAGCCTTCCACAAGCTCTCCTCTTGACGTACAGCCTGCGCAAAGCGGCGGGAACGCatacttgtacattttaatgGTCATCGGCTTCTACGGAGTCTTCCTGTGTGGCATCATGCTGGGCTACTTCCACTCCAAGAGAAAGGAGAAGAGGAGGACCAACATCTTCACGCGGCTGGTGCACGAGGAGGAGCAGCGGGAGTGGGGCGCGCTCCCCAAGAAGCACAGCCTCTGCTTCTCCGCGGAGGCCGCCGGGGGAGCGCGCTCGCTTAACCTGGCCTTGCCGTTCTGCGGTAACCACGACAACCCCTTCGGGCATCTCCGGCAGCAGAGCCCGCTACCCTCTCCGCTCGCGTGCGCGCTCTGCGCGGAGCAAAGCAGTGTCAGCTCCCTGTGCTCCTCCGCGGACACGCGCTTGGCCATCGAGGAGGAGGAGTCGGACAGCGGTAACGGGGAGGGGCCGGAGGAGACCCCCAAGAGGGCGGCGGAGAACAGCGGGGAGGACTCCGgctgaaaaaaacatcaacaacaacaaggaaGGAATGACGCGCAACAAGCCCCGTCAGAAGTGAGTGAAGCAAAGACTAGAACCGGAGCCAAATGATGCTCAAAACCCAGAGGTGGGAAAAAAGTGCTCTCATTTTGCAATTAAGTGGAATTACAGGCCATTGTGTACAAAAAGAGCCTTCTGATTCAAGTCGTGTAATTAAAGTCAGACTCTGAAAAAGGAGAAcatttaaaagtacaaataaacgTTGACTGTCAATTGCATACAAATTTAATACTTGGcacagaaaaaaagcacacaaaacaGTTAACCTCTGATCCACTTGCAtcactatataaaaaaaaaaaaaaaaacaagacagagcACGCTCTAAGATAATCGTAACAGAAAAATTGTTCTGACATCAAGTATCAAAATGGCTGTCTTTTGGTGTATTGCAGCAACATAATGAAAGTGACAGCTTGAATCTCAAAGAAGGACCACTTGTAAAATAAGCACAAAAAAGGAACTCAAAACGGATTGGTGTCGGCAACAATGCCAATCCATTTTCGGGGGTTGTGAAAATTTGATGCCCTACACCCGACCACAATTGGTGTTCGGGAGTGTAAAAAGTTGTATTCTCTTCTGTTTTCgttggtaaaaaagaaaaaaaaacttatatcCTACCCGTTTACGATCTCAAACCCACCCATGCTTGCATAAAATAGATCACTGGGGGGCTTTGCACGGTACCGGTAAGTCTACGTGGGGCTAACAAGCCAGCAAAACGCAACTGagtgggactttttttttcatacatatcCTTTATTTAATGCAGATGTGTAGAATAGACTTCCTTCATTTGCTTAATAATGCTGTTTTGGAGTAGTGAACAGGAAAACACACCCAAGAAGTCCTGTTTTGCTTTCTCTATTgattgtatatactgtattcttTTTCTGTGCTATTTAGTGTATTTgcattgaaataataataaatagctTGAAAATATGGACACAGTTTGCCATGATATGGAGCCCACCCAAGTGGTCTGTGCCCCATTtctgggggaagaaaaaaaaaaaaaaaccttacctgGATACATTTGTATTATGTTAAATAATCTCCGCCTTGCCTCATTGCAAACGGGTTGATGACTCATCCTGCGGGGATCTGAGGAAACggctgttttattttggctCTCTGGActgaaacagatttttttttcttctgctctATCCTGCTCTAGTGACAAAATGCACCTGGGACACACTTGAAAAACTATTGATACACGTGCCTGTCTGTCAGCAAATGTATGTTTTAGCTCCCAGACGTGCAATCTCTGGTGTACATTTGCATGATCAGTAtacatagtatatatatatatataaagcataTTATTTATCACCTTGTGTGGCTTAATTTAAGAGGTGGTGTGGAAAATAAATGGTTTACTTTGTGTGTATAGTTACTAATGCTCGCATTCTGTTGTTATACAGCATGGCACCAATAAGAGGCAGTCTTGTCGTGGGTTTTGAACGAACAGAGTGAATACAAAGAGGGCCAAATGAGATTGAGAAAGAAGAACAAACTGTCCTTGTTATTTTTGGAACTAACCTTCATTATTCTGTCCAAAGATGTGAAGAAATATACAATAAAGTCAATTTTGTGAAGAGTAATTAAGAGTAATTAGTTGAACACTTCTCAGTCTTAGTCATCAGTTTCTAATAAACAGTTCACACCCCAACAAAGATAACGATCTCTATTTGATGTGACTTtaaaagatgtatttatttgatgacatgttgatttcattttgtattattctgGTAGCAGTTTGTAGTGAAGTAATAAAGTATGTTTGCTACATATTCAGAGGCGATACTGAGATAATTTCACTCATCTCATAAGGTAATCAAATCGAAAGTTGAAGTATGAAATATGATGCAGTCTACAGGACTTCTACAGGACTCCACGCCACAACTACTTGAAACTAATTGTTGAACTTGAGAA encodes the following:
- the kcne4 gene encoding potassium voltage-gated channel subfamily E member 4, whose translation is MAHLDNSTQPSTSSPLDVQPAQSGGNAYLYILMVIGFYGVFLCGIMLGYFHSKRKEKRRTNIFTRLVHEEEQREWGALPKKHSLCFSAEAAGGARSLNLALPFCGNHDNPFGHLRQQSPLPSPLACALCAEQSSVSSLCSSADTRLAIEEEESDSGNGEGPEETPKRAAENSGEDSG